The following proteins come from a genomic window of Nicotiana tomentosiformis chromosome 12, ASM39032v3, whole genome shotgun sequence:
- the LOC138902270 gene encoding uncharacterized protein, translating to MIIAIWNIRGLNKPFKQKEFKLFLNKNKVDLIGCIETRVKEPKSKIILNKIVPGWEACYNYPNAVNGRIWLLWKRHLRVQIISIAEQLIHCTVEETTGFSTHLTIVYAKNDLQQRDTLWNELRFIGNQIPTPWHICENFNNVLSTEDRIGAPVTQQEIQEFQHCIDTLQLSLLKTIGWHFTWCNKQQGTSRVYSKIDWAFRNYHWLQKHGHIEADYMNPSVSDHSPILIHYGARIELHPRPFKVFSNVLHHPEFRKKVENTWHLTVRGDPRHQVLRKLHLLKDNLKELIAYMASYKQKLEQLREELEVTQANLKHQPQDQLLIDKERQILLHLEKWSSIEE from the coding sequence ATGATAATAGCAATATGGAACATTAGAGGGCTTAATAAGCCCTTCAAACAAAAAGAGTTTAAGCTCTTTTTGAATAAGAATAAAGTAGATCTCATTGGATGCATTGAGACTAGAGTTAAAGAACCAAAATCCAAAATAATACTGAATAAAATAGTACCTGGTTGGGAAGCATGCTACAATTACCCAAATGCAGTGAATGGGAGGATATGGTTACTGTGGAAGAGACACCTAAGAGTCCAGATTATTAGCATAGCCGAACAGCTAATCCATTGCACAGTAGAGGAGACTACTGGTTTCTCCACTCATCTGACTATTGTATATGCGAAGAATGACCTTCAACAAAGAGATACTTTGTGGAATGAACTGAGATTTATTGGGAACCAGATACCGACTCCTTGGCatatatgtgaaaattttaacAATGTGCTATCTACTGAAGACAGGATTGGAGCACCTGTAACTCAACAGGAGATACAGGAATTCCAACACTGTATTGATACATTGCAGCTTAGTCTGCTGAAGACAATTGGTTGGCATTTCACTTGGTGCAACAAGCAGCAAGGCACTAGCAGGGTGTACAGCAAAATTGACTGGGCATTTAGAAACTATCACTGGTTGCAGAAACATGGGCACATTGAAGCTGACTACATGAATCCTTCAGTATCAGACCATTCACCAATTCTTATCCACTATGGTGCAAGGATTGAGCTTCACCCTAGACCTTTTAAGGTCTTCTCAAATGTGCTACACCATCCTGAATTTAGGAAAAAGGTTGAGAATACATGGCACTTGACAGTGAGGGGTGACCCTAGACATCAAGTGTTGAGGAAGCTACACCTTCTAAAGGATAATTTGAAGGAGCTGATAGCATATATGGCATCATACAAACAAAAGCTTGAGCAGTTGAGAGAGGAACTAGAAGTAACACAAGCAAATCTCAAACACCAGCCACAGGACCAACTCCTTATTGACAAAGAAAGACAAATTTTGCTTCATTTGGAGAAGTGGAGCAGTATAGAAGAATAG
- the LOC138902271 gene encoding uncharacterized protein produces MGDLIEFEKTYLNKRALEEKTKNVAFKVTAAETEKEEEKEEREGEEGGGGEEGGGGEGEEGGEKREEEEKREEEEKEKREEEKKKRGRRRRRRRGRREEGGGGEEGGGEEEEEEEEEEEEREGEVEREGEEGEKEKKEKENEEEKGGGEQDENIAMLSRVVSNMMRRTRGGKKGKQFTRKERPSNENDGRCYECEKFCHI; encoded by the exons ATGG GAGACCTCATAGAATTTGAAAAGACTTATCTAAACAAACGAGCACTAGAAGAGAAAACAAAAAATGTAGCTTTCAAGGTAACTGCAGCCGAgactgaaaaagaagaagaaaaagaagaaagagaaggagaagagggaggaggaggagaagagggaggaggaggagaaggagaagaGGGAGGAGAGAAgagggaggaggaggagaagagggaggaggaggagaaggagaagagggaggaggagaagaagaagagagggaggaggaggagaaggagaagaGGGAGGAGAGAAgagggaggaggaggagaagagggaggaggagaagaagaagaagaagaagaagaagaagaagaagaaagagaaggaGAAGTAGAAAgagaaggagaagaaggagaaaaagagaagaaggagaaggagaatgAGGAGGAAAAGGGAGGAGGAGAGCAAGATGAAAACATAGCAATGCTATCTAGGGTAGTATCAAATATGATGAGAAGAACCAGAGGAGGAAAAAAAGGTAAACAATTTACCAGAAAAGAAAGGCCATCAAATGAAAATGATGGAAGGTGCTATGAATGTGAAAAATTTTGTCATATATAA
- the LOC138902269 gene encoding uncharacterized protein has protein sequence MDRLQMIDIQAPMPCVFCHGGIETHANLFFECPVTRALWLRLLTWLGHIRNRGDATHELQWVCSMAKRKSGLGAITSCAYAMAVYVMWRERNLLRFQKSSYDEDRVSREIAVHIHIRGQNLRKWCKPLSLLSSHP, from the coding sequence ATGGATCGACTGCAGATGATAGACATACAAGCTCCTATGCCTTGTGTTTTCTGTCATGGTGGCATTGAAACTCATGCAAATCTATTCTTTGAATGCCCTGTTACGCGTGCATTGTGGCTGAGATTACTGACTTGGCTTGGGCATATCAGGAACAGAGGTGATGCTACACATGAATTACAATGGGTATGCAGTATGGCCAAGAGGAAGAGTGGACTGGGAGCTATCACTAGCTGTGCATATGCGATGGCAGTCTATGTCATGTGGAGGGAGAGGAATCTGTTAAGGTTCCAGAAGAGCTCTTATGATGAAGATAGAGTCAGTAGAGAAATAGCAGTACATATTCACATTAGAGGACAAAACCTTAGGAAATGGTGCAAGCCTTTGAGTCTGCTGAGTTCACACCCTTAG